One genomic window of Sphingobacterium oryzagri includes the following:
- a CDS encoding S9 family peptidase, translated as MQIKIASLGVSLLLTGALFAQKRPLDHSVYDNWKSITNASVSKSGQFVYYQITPQEGDGLLEFRDANRQVLFAIPRATQGKLSQQETHFIASIKPTFQETRQAKIKKKKAEDMPKDSLVIVNLQTKAQWKAASVKSFKLADQKNEYIAFLTEEKRSNTPADSSATAKDKASKGKSISILHLKNLATGDTVNFYKADEYAWSPNEAYLLFSKKNEGKDSLANDAGLYIYDLANKQLKKISNGKGSYKELSFDDQSQQLAFLADKSPEKSLLKDFKLYYYTPQLDSATIIAQQQSTGVPQRWYVSGDAQLKFSADGQKLFFGLAPIPKVKDTTLVDFEHAQVDVWHWQDDYLQPQQLVNLKRDQAKWYQAVIYPKNGNRLLSLVDDKFGRTTVTDDANNEWVLASTDFGRRISGQWEGSTLSDVYIISTISGEKRIVKKELNGYAYLSPQGDIVLYFDRSNGNWYSYQIKTNSTTWLNDGLPASFVDEENDSPNLPGAYGIAGWSADGRSAFIYDRYDIWKFDLTGKGKQLLTNGEGRATKTTFRYIDLVRTDNPRQRSILIPDKKPIFLSAFNETSKENGIFEAHSGRARKPSEIIIDKYVFRAFQASENLQTIIYTKENYEQSPNLYASKLFKNEEKLTDINPQQLSYNWGTAELVKWTTPAGHEAEGILYKPENFDPNKKYPIIAYFYEKLTEGLYGYQAPAPTPSRLNIPYYVSNEYLVFAPDIRYEIGHPGKSAEEYVNSGMRFLAQNSWVDSTKMAIQGQSWGGYQVAHLITRTDMYAAAWTGAPVVNMTSAYGGIRWQTGLSRQFQYEHTQSRIGKTLWEDQELYLENSPLFYLDKVTTPVVIMHNDNDGAVPWYQGIEMFTALRRLQKPVWMLNYNGDEHNLMKRQNRKDIQMRQAQFFDHFLKGKPATQWISTGVPAIEKGIDWGLD; from the coding sequence ATGCAAATTAAAATAGCCAGCCTTGGCGTTTCTCTTTTGCTAACGGGCGCGTTATTTGCACAGAAGCGTCCGTTAGATCACAGCGTCTACGATAATTGGAAAAGCATCACGAATGCTTCCGTAAGTAAAAGTGGTCAGTTTGTTTATTACCAAATTACGCCGCAGGAAGGCGACGGATTACTGGAATTTAGGGATGCCAATCGTCAGGTTCTCTTCGCTATTCCGCGAGCTACGCAAGGTAAACTTTCGCAGCAGGAAACGCACTTTATTGCGAGCATCAAACCGACTTTCCAGGAGACCAGACAAGCCAAGATCAAAAAGAAAAAAGCAGAGGATATGCCTAAAGATTCTTTGGTTATCGTTAATCTGCAAACGAAAGCACAATGGAAAGCTGCATCCGTAAAATCGTTCAAACTTGCCGATCAGAAAAACGAGTATATCGCTTTTCTTACCGAAGAAAAAAGAAGCAATACGCCAGCAGATAGCAGCGCCACAGCAAAAGACAAAGCGTCTAAAGGAAAGTCGATCTCGATTTTACATCTCAAAAATTTGGCTACAGGCGATACGGTGAACTTTTATAAAGCCGATGAATATGCCTGGAGCCCGAACGAAGCCTACCTCCTATTCTCCAAGAAAAATGAAGGAAAAGATTCGCTGGCAAACGATGCAGGCTTATATATTTACGATCTGGCAAATAAACAGTTAAAAAAAATCAGCAACGGAAAAGGCAGCTACAAAGAATTAAGCTTTGACGATCAAAGCCAACAGCTCGCATTCTTGGCTGACAAATCGCCCGAAAAATCACTGCTTAAAGATTTCAAACTCTATTATTATACTCCGCAACTGGATAGCGCCACGATCATTGCGCAGCAGCAGAGCACGGGCGTTCCGCAGCGTTGGTATGTGAGCGGCGATGCGCAGCTGAAATTCAGTGCAGACGGCCAAAAACTCTTTTTTGGATTGGCGCCGATTCCAAAGGTAAAAGATACCACCTTAGTAGATTTTGAGCATGCGCAGGTTGATGTATGGCATTGGCAAGATGACTATTTGCAACCACAACAATTGGTCAATTTAAAGCGTGATCAAGCAAAATGGTATCAAGCCGTGATCTATCCAAAAAATGGAAATCGCTTACTATCGCTGGTTGATGATAAATTTGGTCGTACAACTGTAACGGATGATGCGAACAACGAATGGGTATTGGCCAGTACCGATTTTGGCCGGCGCATTTCCGGCCAGTGGGAAGGATCTACACTTTCCGATGTGTATATCATATCCACAATATCTGGCGAAAAACGTATCGTAAAGAAAGAACTTAATGGCTATGCTTATCTTTCGCCGCAAGGTGATATCGTGCTTTACTTCGACCGGAGCAATGGAAATTGGTACAGCTATCAAATAAAAACAAACAGCACCACGTGGCTGAATGACGGTCTGCCGGCAAGTTTTGTGGATGAAGAAAACGATTCGCCAAATCTTCCAGGGGCATATGGCATAGCGGGTTGGTCTGCTGATGGTCGCAGTGCCTTCATCTACGATCGGTATGATATTTGGAAGTTTGACCTGACAGGAAAAGGTAAACAGTTGCTTACCAATGGCGAAGGCCGCGCTACCAAAACAACTTTCCGCTACATCGATTTGGTTCGAACGGACAACCCACGTCAGCGTAGCATCTTGATTCCGGATAAAAAGCCGATTTTCTTAAGCGCATTTAACGAAACGAGCAAAGAAAATGGCATTTTCGAAGCGCACAGCGGCAGAGCGCGTAAACCGAGTGAGATCATTATCGACAAATACGTCTTTCGTGCTTTCCAGGCGTCAGAAAACCTGCAAACAATAATTTATACGAAAGAAAACTACGAACAGTCGCCTAACCTCTATGCATCCAAATTATTTAAAAACGAGGAAAAGCTGACCGACATCAATCCACAACAACTGAGCTATAATTGGGGAACGGCCGAATTAGTAAAATGGACGACACCCGCTGGACATGAAGCAGAGGGCATACTTTACAAACCGGAGAACTTCGATCCGAACAAAAAATACCCGATCATTGCGTACTTCTATGAAAAGCTTACCGAGGGGTTGTATGGCTATCAAGCGCCCGCACCAACGCCTTCGCGTTTGAATATACCGTATTATGTAAGCAATGAATACCTGGTTTTTGCACCTGATATTCGTTATGAAATTGGTCATCCGGGCAAATCTGCGGAAGAATATGTAAATTCTGGTATGCGTTTTCTCGCGCAAAACAGCTGGGTAGATTCGACGAAGATGGCGATTCAAGGGCAAAGCTGGGGCGGCTATCAGGTAGCGCACCTCATCACCCGCACCGATATGTATGCAGCTGCATGGACAGGCGCACCGGTAGTCAACATGACTTCTGCATATGGCGGCATACGCTGGCAAACCGGATTATCGCGCCAGTTTCAATACGAGCATACGCAGTCGCGTATCGGAAAAACACTTTGGGAAGATCAGGAACTTTACCTGGAAAACTCGCCCCTGTTTTATCTTGATAAAGTAACGACTCCAGTGGTTATTATGCACAACGATAACGATGGCGCGGTGCCTTGGTATCAAGGAATCGAAATGTTTACCGCTTTGCGCCGTCTGCAAAAGCCTGTTTGGATGTTAAATTATAATGGTGACGAACATAATCTGATGAAACGTCAAAACCGAAAAGACATTCAAATGCGTCAAGCACAATTCTTCGATCATTTCTTGAAAGGAAAACCGGCCACACAATGGATATCAACCGGCGTTCCTGCCATTGAAAAAGGAATAGACTGGGGTCTTGATTAA
- a CDS encoding NADPH-dependent FMN reductase, whose translation MKIVAFAGSNSSQSINKKFVSSVSKYYKEPEDHIEILDLNDFELPLFSVDIEKKSGIPEAAHQFAQKIDDADFILVSFAENNGNHTAAYKSLIDWISRIPGRKIYNGKPVFILATSPGKRGGQSVLDIATARLPFDGAEVLETFSLPEFYQNFEEGKGVTNVLYRSQLEAKVRKTKRLLKAKFEEN comes from the coding sequence ATGAAAATAGTAGCATTTGCTGGAAGCAACAGCAGCCAATCCATCAACAAAAAGTTTGTCAGCAGCGTAAGCAAATATTACAAAGAACCGGAAGATCATATCGAAATTCTGGATCTGAATGACTTTGAGTTGCCGCTCTTTTCCGTAGATATCGAAAAAAAGAGCGGTATTCCCGAAGCAGCACATCAATTTGCACAGAAGATCGACGATGCCGACTTTATACTGGTCTCCTTCGCCGAAAACAACGGCAACCACACCGCCGCCTACAAAAGTCTGATCGACTGGATATCACGCATTCCAGGACGGAAAATATACAACGGTAAGCCCGTTTTTATCCTTGCTACCAGCCCGGGCAAGCGTGGTGGACAGAGTGTGTTGGACATTGCAACAGCGCGCCTTCCTTTTGACGGAGCAGAAGTATTGGAAACGTTTAGCCTACCCGAATTTTATCAAAATTTTGAAGAAGGGAAAGGCGTCACTAACGTACTTTACCGCAGTCAGCTGGAGGCTAAAGTGCGAAAAACGAAACGCTTGCTCAAAGCAAAATTCGAAGAGAATTAG
- a CDS encoding alpha-L-fucosidase, with product MGFKKVIMAAAFVVQFLGTTQAQTETAQVAADKMAWFEQAKLGIFIHWGIYSVNGISESWSFFNNYISHANYLKQLDGFSASNYRPQTWVDLIKASGAKYAVITAKHHDGIALWDSKATHALTTTQHASAKRDLLTPFVQDLKKSGLKTGIYFSLPDWSHPYYDVETRLKKRYVLHDDRDRWANYVNYYQQQLTELSTQFAPDLLWFDGDWEHNAQEWQASQTLALLRKYNPNIIVNSRLNNHGDYETPEQGVPVVRPADKHWELCYTMNDSWGYQPFDTHYKTPNMIIRTLIDCIAMGGNLLLDIGPKADGSLAEEQVHILQELGRWTKKHAEAIYETRAGISQRFIQDKTAFSTDGKTLFIYVDAIKDGLLLEGISTPPKEINVVGQKKTLAFKQDAAGIHIDLKSVIFDPVATVVAVTFDQPPVFTEKDKPAVDLSTVFEQKDDKAAIAAIVQATAAGDNLFQGKLTEDGAFVDRQLMGLDTNLRAWISKHAEVLSVAGEGIATGHYAGHTALSQDKQTLYLFVEGQPTGPIAIKGLNNTIARIRIVGEGSMLQHQVFNKLYWSEIPGIVYIDIPKERLDQQMTIIAVLLDKPIALYREKVGAIESNL from the coding sequence ATGGGTTTTAAAAAAGTTATCATGGCGGCGGCGTTTGTCGTTCAATTTTTAGGAACTACACAGGCGCAGACAGAAACCGCGCAAGTGGCCGCAGATAAGATGGCTTGGTTTGAACAAGCTAAATTGGGGATTTTTATCCATTGGGGGATTTATTCCGTTAACGGTATATCTGAATCCTGGTCTTTTTTTAATAATTATATCAGTCATGCGAATTACTTAAAACAGCTGGATGGCTTCTCTGCATCAAATTACCGACCACAAACTTGGGTCGATTTGATAAAAGCATCGGGCGCAAAGTATGCTGTTATCACGGCCAAACATCACGACGGAATCGCCCTTTGGGATTCCAAGGCGACTCATGCACTCACAACTACACAACATGCCTCAGCAAAAAGAGACCTGTTGACTCCGTTTGTTCAAGACTTAAAAAAGTCAGGCTTAAAAACGGGAATTTATTTTTCCTTACCCGATTGGAGTCATCCGTATTACGATGTGGAAACCCGTCTGAAAAAACGTTATGTGCTGCATGATGATCGTGACCGCTGGGCGAATTATGTCAATTATTATCAGCAGCAGTTAACCGAATTGTCGACGCAGTTTGCACCTGATCTGCTTTGGTTTGACGGCGATTGGGAGCACAATGCGCAAGAATGGCAGGCTTCGCAAACGCTTGCGCTTTTGCGAAAATACAATCCGAACATTATCGTCAACTCTCGTTTGAACAATCATGGTGATTATGAAACGCCCGAACAGGGTGTTCCGGTGGTCAGGCCCGCGGATAAACATTGGGAATTGTGTTACACGATGAATGACTCCTGGGGTTATCAGCCTTTTGATACACACTATAAAACGCCCAACATGATTATTCGTACGTTGATCGATTGCATCGCGATGGGTGGTAATCTGCTGTTGGATATCGGACCAAAGGCCGATGGTTCGCTGGCTGAAGAGCAAGTTCATATACTTCAAGAGCTTGGTCGCTGGACAAAAAAGCACGCGGAGGCTATTTACGAAACCCGAGCCGGAATTTCCCAGCGTTTTATACAAGATAAAACTGCTTTTTCAACCGATGGCAAAACATTGTTTATCTATGTCGACGCGATTAAAGATGGTTTACTACTAGAGGGAATATCAACGCCGCCAAAAGAGATTAATGTAGTAGGACAAAAGAAAACGCTGGCGTTTAAGCAGGATGCTGCGGGTATACACATCGATTTGAAATCGGTGATATTCGATCCGGTAGCTACGGTTGTAGCTGTCACATTTGACCAGCCGCCTGTATTCACGGAAAAAGATAAGCCCGCTGTAGATCTCTCGACCGTTTTCGAGCAAAAAGATGATAAAGCAGCAATAGCAGCTATCGTGCAGGCCACTGCGGCGGGCGATAATCTTTTTCAAGGAAAACTTACGGAAGACGGCGCCTTCGTTGATCGGCAATTGATGGGTTTGGATACTAATTTGCGCGCGTGGATTAGTAAACATGCTGAAGTTTTAAGTGTTGCCGGAGAGGGAATAGCTACCGGGCATTACGCAGGACACACGGCTTTGTCGCAAGACAAACAAACGCTGTATCTTTTTGTGGAAGGCCAGCCTACCGGACCCATTGCCATAAAAGGTCTGAACAATACTATTGCGCGTATCCGTATCGTTGGCGAGGGCTCGATGCTGCAACATCAGGTTTTCAATAAATTATATTGGAGTGAAATTCCCGGGATCGTGTATATAGACATTCCGAAAGAACGCTTAGATCAACAGATGACGATTATTGCCGTGCTGCTGGATAAGCCTATCGCGCTCTATCGTGAAAAAGTTGGAGCAATAGAGAGTAATCTCTAA
- a CDS encoding FUSC family protein — translation MINRLIRRSISSPVLIYMLRCLIGFSIGYVLYNRFVHFELFWSLLSIMLVISPEENDSRRLSIERFKSNFVGSFVALLCILINGNALYMIVIGMLVTILVCRFFNIMNMARVAVVALIIIMIQPHQEELSYTPILRFASVGIGCLIGLTIVVTSAYFIRIIRKKMGIFIEQ, via the coding sequence ATGATTAATCGTCTTATTAGAAGAAGCATATCCTCGCCCGTCCTCATCTATATGTTGCGCTGTCTCATTGGTTTCTCTATCGGCTACGTACTCTATAACCGCTTTGTCCACTTTGAGCTTTTTTGGTCATTACTTTCGATCATGCTCGTCATTTCTCCTGAAGAAAACGATTCCAGGCGCCTATCAATCGAACGTTTTAAATCGAATTTTGTCGGCTCGTTCGTAGCCTTATTATGTATTTTGATCAACGGAAACGCCCTATACATGATCGTGATCGGTATGTTAGTCACCATATTAGTCTGCCGTTTCTTCAACATTATGAATATGGCGCGTGTGGCCGTTGTCGCTTTGATCATCATCATGATTCAGCCGCACCAAGAAGAACTCTCCTACACGCCCATATTGCGTTTTGCTTCGGTAGGTATCGGCTGCCTGATCGGACTAACAATTGTCGTTACCTCAGCTTATTTTATCCGCATTATCCGCAAGAAAATGGGCATATTTATCGAACAGTAA
- a CDS encoding DJ-1/PfpI family protein, with protein sequence MAKKVLLLVGDYVEDYEAMVPFQAMGAMGITVDAVAPDRQAGDVVPTAIHDFTGDQTYKELRGHNFAINKDFDKIDVNEYDGLYIAGGRSAEYIRLNKRVIEITKHFFETNKPVAAICHGIQVLTTARVLTGRTLTAYVAVGPDIELAGGTWKNIPADEAIVDGNLVTSPAWPGHQAILKAFYELLGITINN encoded by the coding sequence ATGGCAAAGAAAGTATTGTTATTGGTAGGCGATTATGTCGAAGATTATGAAGCTATGGTGCCTTTTCAAGCGATGGGTGCGATGGGTATCACCGTGGATGCCGTGGCTCCAGACCGCCAAGCTGGCGATGTGGTGCCCACAGCCATTCACGATTTTACAGGCGATCAAACCTATAAAGAACTTCGCGGGCACAACTTTGCGATCAACAAAGATTTTGACAAGATAGACGTTAACGAATACGATGGTTTGTATATCGCTGGCGGCCGATCGGCGGAATACATTCGTTTAAACAAACGCGTCATCGAAATCACGAAACATTTTTTTGAAACCAACAAGCCGGTAGCGGCCATTTGTCACGGTATTCAAGTGTTGACCACCGCTCGCGTGCTAACAGGCCGCACACTCACCGCTTACGTAGCCGTAGGACCGGATATTGAGCTGGCTGGCGGCACCTGGAAAAATATTCCGGCAGATGAAGCCATTGTAGATGGCAATCTCGTGACTTCGCCAGCCTGGCCAGGGCATCAAGCGATACTCAAAGCGTTTTACGAACTTTTAGGAATAACAATAAACAACTAA
- a CDS encoding DMT family transporter, giving the protein MSYKSRAILIGVLSALFFAVTFVLNRSMSLDGGSWLWTASFRYYWMILLLLPILALRNELKPLCQHMRLHWWRWLLWSTVGFGIFYGGLTYASSFAPGWLLASTWQITIIAGVCLAPFLGNTHNKLSRNSILFSLLILLGVFIVQIPQAKAVSTAALLKSVVPITLAAFAYPLGNRKMMQLVDGQLSALQRLCGMTLASLPCWILLSATAIAQHDIPSGNLLFQTFLIALFSGVIATWLFFKATDLVRNDQKSLAAVEATQSTEVIFALIGEVLILHAVIPDPLSMLGIGIVILGMILHSRKS; this is encoded by the coding sequence ATGAGCTACAAATCAAGAGCCATTCTTATCGGTGTATTATCTGCACTTTTTTTTGCGGTAACGTTTGTACTCAACCGCTCCATGTCGCTTGATGGCGGTTCTTGGTTATGGACCGCATCGTTCCGCTATTATTGGATGATTTTATTACTATTGCCGATTTTAGCGCTGCGCAACGAACTTAAACCGCTTTGCCAACACATGCGGCTGCATTGGTGGCGCTGGCTGTTGTGGAGCACCGTTGGCTTTGGAATTTTTTATGGCGGCCTGACGTACGCTTCCTCGTTTGCGCCCGGCTGGTTATTGGCCAGCACCTGGCAAATCACCATTATTGCCGGCGTATGCCTCGCTCCTTTTTTAGGCAATACGCATAACAAACTCAGTCGGAACAGTATTTTGTTTTCGTTATTGATCTTATTAGGTGTTTTTATTGTGCAGATTCCGCAGGCTAAAGCCGTTTCCACAGCTGCGCTGCTAAAAAGTGTCGTGCCGATAACATTAGCTGCCTTTGCTTACCCACTGGGCAATAGAAAAATGATGCAACTGGTCGATGGGCAGCTCTCCGCTTTACAACGTCTTTGCGGTATGACGCTCGCTAGCTTACCTTGCTGGATTTTACTTTCTGCTACCGCTATCGCGCAACACGACATACCCAGCGGCAACTTGCTTTTTCAAACCTTTCTTATTGCATTGTTTTCCGGTGTGATTGCTACTTGGCTATTTTTTAAAGCGACAGACTTGGTGCGCAACGATCAAAAAAGCTTGGCGGCCGTAGAAGCCACCCAATCCACCGAGGTAATCTTTGCGTTGATCGGCGAAGTACTCATCTTGCACGCCGTCATCCCCGATCCACTTTCCATGCTAGGCATCGGTATCGTCATCCTGGGCATGATCTTGCATAGCCGAAAATCTTAA
- a CDS encoding glutamine synthetase III: MSSLRFKAAESAVSRPLGDGKKVESLKATSIYGKNVFTIAKMKDYLSKNTYKELVQLVEDGSQISREIADHIAQAVKTWAIENGATHYTHWFQPLTGSTAEKHDAFFEPDENGNAIEKFTGDALVQQEPDASSFPNGGIRNTFEARGYTAWDPSSPAFIFETVAGKTLCIPTVFVSYTGESLDYKAPLLKAVAAIDKAATDVVHYFDKSVSKVNASLGIEQEYFLVDLSLFHSRPDLQMTGRTLFGHISAKGQQLEDHYFGAIPERVLAYMVDLENEALKLGIPLKTRHNEVAPSQFECAPMYEEINLAIDHNQLLMNLMEQVAIRHNFKVLLHEKPYSGVNGSGKHNNWSLITNTGVNLLSPGKTPKNNLMFLTFFVNTIKAVFEYSDLLRASIASHSNDHRLGANEAPPAIISIFLGSQLDEILEEVESARVAKKVRNETNLWHGIPKIPELKLDNTDRNRTSPFAFTGNKFEFRAVGSSANSALPMTILNAIVATQLIEFKIEVDKQIKKGTKKDLAILNVVRKYIKESKAIRFEGNGYSDEWAAEAEARGLSNIKSTPKALDVYVKEESLALFEKLGIYSKRESEARHEILLENFYKKLQIEARVIEEVVTSQIAPACFVYQNELIENVKGLKDLGLAKESFSSQLNLVERISKHTNLVLEKTEEMRQSRKTANNIEDVRERSIAYDEVVKPYFDEIRYHVNKLEKIVDDNKWPLPKLRELLFLR, translated from the coding sequence ATGTCAAGCCTTAGATTTAAAGCAGCAGAGTCAGCCGTATCGCGACCTCTTGGGGATGGTAAAAAAGTAGAATCTTTGAAAGCAACCTCAATTTACGGTAAAAACGTATTTACAATTGCAAAAATGAAAGATTATCTTTCAAAAAATACGTATAAGGAGTTAGTACAACTTGTAGAAGATGGTTCACAAATCTCGCGCGAGATTGCTGACCATATTGCACAAGCGGTAAAAACTTGGGCAATTGAAAATGGAGCTACGCATTATACACACTGGTTCCAGCCATTGACAGGTTCTACAGCAGAAAAACACGATGCTTTCTTCGAGCCAGATGAAAATGGTAATGCTATTGAGAAATTTACAGGCGATGCGTTGGTACAACAAGAACCTGATGCGTCTTCATTTCCAAATGGCGGTATCCGTAACACGTTTGAAGCGCGTGGATACACCGCTTGGGACCCTTCTTCTCCGGCATTTATCTTTGAAACTGTAGCGGGCAAAACATTATGCATTCCGACAGTTTTCGTATCTTATACAGGCGAATCGCTTGACTACAAAGCACCATTATTGAAAGCTGTTGCAGCGATCGATAAAGCAGCGACTGATGTCGTTCATTATTTTGATAAATCCGTATCTAAAGTAAATGCTTCTTTAGGTATTGAGCAAGAATATTTTCTGGTTGATCTTTCGTTGTTCCACAGCCGTCCGGATTTGCAAATGACCGGCCGTACACTTTTTGGACACATCTCCGCAAAAGGTCAGCAATTAGAAGATCACTACTTCGGCGCAATTCCAGAGCGTGTACTTGCGTACATGGTAGACCTGGAAAATGAAGCGTTGAAATTAGGTATTCCATTAAAGACGCGTCACAACGAAGTTGCTCCTTCGCAATTCGAATGTGCGCCGATGTACGAGGAAATCAACTTAGCGATTGACCACAATCAATTGTTGATGAATCTTATGGAGCAAGTGGCTATCCGTCACAATTTCAAAGTATTGTTGCACGAGAAACCTTACAGTGGCGTAAACGGCTCTGGAAAACACAACAACTGGTCGTTAATTACCAATACGGGCGTAAACTTGTTGTCTCCAGGCAAAACACCGAAAAACAACCTGATGTTTCTTACGTTCTTCGTAAACACCATCAAAGCGGTATTTGAATATTCAGACTTATTGCGCGCATCAATTGCTAGCCACAGTAATGACCACCGTTTAGGTGCAAACGAAGCGCCTCCAGCAATTATATCAATCTTCTTAGGTTCACAATTGGATGAAATCCTGGAAGAAGTTGAATCTGCTCGCGTAGCCAAAAAAGTAAGAAACGAAACGAACTTGTGGCACGGCATCCCGAAAATTCCAGAGTTAAAATTGGATAATACAGACCGTAACCGTACCTCACCTTTTGCTTTCACCGGAAACAAATTTGAATTCCGTGCGGTAGGTTCATCGGCAAACTCGGCATTACCAATGACAATCTTGAACGCGATCGTAGCAACACAATTGATCGAATTTAAGATAGAAGTTGACAAACAGATCAAAAAAGGCACGAAAAAAGACCTCGCGATCTTAAACGTTGTTCGTAAATACATCAAAGAATCCAAAGCGATCCGTTTTGAAGGAAATGGTTACAGTGACGAATGGGCAGCAGAAGCTGAAGCACGTGGTTTGTCAAACATCAAATCTACGCCTAAAGCACTAGACGTATACGTGAAAGAAGAGAGCTTAGCCTTGTTCGAAAAATTAGGCATCTACTCTAAACGCGAGTCTGAAGCACGCCACGAGATATTGTTGGAAAACTTCTACAAAAAATTACAGATTGAGGCACGTGTTATCGAAGAAGTCGTAACTAGCCAAATCGCTCCGGCATGTTTCGTTTACCAAAATGAGTTGATCGAAAACGTAAAAGGCTTAAAAGACTTAGGCTTGGCTAAAGAATCATTCAGCTCGCAGTTGAACTTGGTAGAACGTATTTCTAAACACACCAACCTGGTGTTAGAGAAGACGGAAGAAATGCGCCAATCACGTAAAACAGCAAATAACATTGAAGACGTACGCGAAAGATCAATCGCTTACGACGAGGTGGTAAAACCTTACTTCGATGAGATTCGTTACCATGTAAACAAGTTGGAAAAAATCGTGGATGACAATAAATGGCCATTGCCAAAATTGCGTGAGCTATTGTTCTTACGTTAA
- a CDS encoding SIMPL domain-containing protein: MKSNSIIIALIGGIAIVLFAFILGNAYTFKFKASNTINVTGNAKKDFESDIVKWSASYSRKSMDLAAASEQLKQDRELVRQFLIKQGVNAKEILFNAVNINREFSYHSDGSGNNYNTFTGYSLSQSVSIESKDLDKVDNASREISTLISQGLELSSNAPNYYYSKLEDLKLELISQASQNAKQRASNIAQEAGSSLGDLIKADLGIFQITGQNDNEEYSYGGAFNTTSRSKTANITVKASYRAD; encoded by the coding sequence ATGAAATCGAATAGTATCATCATCGCCCTGATTGGGGGGATCGCTATTGTGCTTTTTGCATTTATTTTAGGAAATGCGTATACCTTTAAGTTTAAAGCCAGCAATACGATCAATGTGACGGGCAATGCCAAGAAAGATTTTGAATCGGACATCGTGAAATGGTCGGCTTCTTACAGCAGGAAATCGATGGATTTGGCCGCAGCGTCTGAGCAACTGAAGCAGGATCGCGAATTGGTGCGCCAGTTTTTGATTAAGCAGGGGGTCAACGCTAAAGAAATTTTGTTTAATGCGGTCAATATCAATCGGGAGTTTTCGTATCATTCCGATGGCAGCGGCAATAATTACAATACATTTACCGGTTACAGCCTTTCTCAAAGTGTCAGTATAGAATCGAAGGACCTCGATAAGGTGGATAATGCCTCACGCGAAATCTCTACGCTGATCTCACAAGGATTGGAGCTAAGTTCTAATGCACCGAATTACTACTACTCCAAACTGGAAGATCTGAAACTGGAGTTGATCTCGCAAGCTTCACAAAATGCGAAACAACGGGCGTCTAACATTGCGCAGGAAGCAGGTTCGTCGTTGGGCGATTTGATTAAAGCCGACCTAGGCATTTTTCAGATTACGGGCCAGAATGACAATGAAGAATATTCCTACGGCGGCGCTTTCAATACAACATCGCGCAGCAAGACGGCTAATATTACCGTTAAAGCGAGTTACCGAGCCGATTAA
- a CDS encoding ribonuclease HI — translation MIELYTDGASSGNPGPGGYGTILRTIYKGDNPAFQGKLIEKEFSGGFRKTTNNRMELLAVIIGLEALKNLNQQVTVFSDSKYVIDAIDKRWVFGWMQKGFQGKKNKDLWLRLMSLYKLHQVKLVWVKGHAGHPLNERCDQLAVKASKDKANWKIDSVFEVEEQKG, via the coding sequence ATGATTGAACTTTATACAGATGGCGCATCTAGCGGCAACCCAGGACCTGGTGGCTATGGCACGATATTAAGAACAATTTACAAAGGCGACAATCCAGCTTTCCAAGGCAAACTGATTGAGAAAGAGTTTTCAGGCGGATTCCGAAAAACGACAAATAACCGGATGGAATTGCTAGCCGTTATCATCGGGTTGGAAGCACTTAAGAACTTAAACCAGCAGGTCACTGTTTTTTCCGACTCCAAGTATGTAATCGATGCCATTGATAAACGATGGGTTTTTGGCTGGATGCAAAAGGGCTTTCAAGGAAAAAAAAATAAAGACCTTTGGCTACGCCTGATGAGCTTATACAAACTGCACCAAGTCAAGCTTGTTTGGGTAAAAGGCCATGCCGGCCATCCGCTAAATGAACGCTGCGACCAGCTGGCGGTTAAAGCGTCAAAGGACAAAGCCAATTGGAAAATAGATTCTGTTTTTGAGGTGGAAGAGCAAAAAGGATAA